The Elgaria multicarinata webbii isolate HBS135686 ecotype San Diego chromosome 1, rElgMul1.1.pri, whole genome shotgun sequence genome includes the window gtgaaagaagaaagtgcaaaagctgggttgcagttaaacctcaaaaaaccaagattatggcaaccagcttgattgataactggcaaatagagggagaaaacgtggaggcagtgacaaactttgtatttctgggtgcaaagattactgcagacgctgactgcagccaggaaatcagaagatgtttacttcttgggaggagagcaatgacaaatcttgataaaatagttaacagcagagacaccacactgacaacaaaggtccgcatagttaaagcaatggtattccccgtagtaacctatggctgcgagagctggaccataaggaaagctgagcgaaggaagatagatgcttttgaactgtggtgttggaggaaaatgctgagagtgccttggactgcaagaagatcaaaccagtccatactccaggaaataaagccagactgctcacttgagggaatggtattaaaggcaaaactgaagtactttggccacataatgagaagacaggataccctggagaagaggctgatgctagggaaagtggaaggcaaaaggaagaggggccgacccagggcaagatggatggatgatattctggaggtgacagacttgaccttaggggagctaggggtggcgacagccgacagaaagctctggcgtgggctggtccatgaagtcacgaagagtcagaagcgactgaacgaataaacaacaacaaaaagggatgTGCACCtcagtattgttttgttttttaaaaacacattgtaattattttaaatgtgtccatgtgattGAAACCTGCTGGAACATCCTGAGTGACTGGAAAGAGGCCTCCTGAACTAATGCATAGGTCtgcagtcaatacagtttgaagccaggggaaatGCATAGACCTAGAGACAAGAGTTATATGGCTTCTCCCTGCACTTTAGCTAAGGGGCAACCCTTCCCCTCAGGGGAACAGAGTGCAGAGACCCCCTCGTTTGGAGAtctataggggtgcaccatggcaggggctatGCCTAGGGGTGCCCCTGGCTGTGGCTACACTAAGATGGGGTAGGCTCAACACGTCTAACTCTGAAAGCTGCATCAAGGTACTTGAATATTTCTGTTACCGTTATTTCCTCTCGTGTTTAGTGCTCAGCTGTTCAATTATGTTAGTTTATTTGTACTATTTTATTCAATATTGTATGTACAAAAATTTCTATTATATATTTACCTACCAGCATTGTGGCTATTTGCAATTGTTTCTATTCCAGCCTTTGTGAAACTGGGTGCATTCTctagaattaaataaataaatttacttctaggcaggtggctaccaggaggagggccttctctgctgtggcaccctggctgtggaatgagctccctaaggaggttcgcttggcacctacattatatgcttttaggcaccaggtgaagacctttttattctcccaacattttaacaatctataaatggataaatacatgttaacatggtgttttgcattgctgctgtttttatctggtcgagcttttatattgtattttaaattatggttttatactgttgttttatactttgaatgtttttaatttttgtgaaccgcccagagagctccggctattgggcggtatagaaatgtaataaataaataaataaataaataggtaatgaAAATGCGTGGATGCTGCTTGGAACTCCCAGTCTGAACTGTACTGCTTGTACTATGAACATATGAAACTGcttatcctgagtcagatcattagtccatctagcccagtatagtttacttccagtggaggctggtgactccgatgtcagtggggccgtgaatctgCTTCAAACCCCAGTCTCCTGACCAGGCACAGCCCAGCACAGACACACCCATCACAGGATTTAATTCAagtgaatgggccacatgacagCTGAAGCATGCCAGAGCTgcatttaagataaaatatgcattaaaacGACTTtcgaaaatgcatattttagcaGAGGATGTGGCGGAGTGCCTGCGGGGCAGCCATGATGTCATTTGGCCCAGTAAATCATGTGTGTAGACTGAATCCTGTTCAAGCAGTTCTCATCTTCACCTGCTGTTTGGCTCCAGAGATTTCACCAAACATTGTATACACATGTAACTGTTTAAGAACACAAGGAGGGCCATGAAGCCCCCTCCCAcaaatactttgcatcacaatTGGGAACAATAGATTGCTGCTAGGAAAATTGCATTGCTCCCAGCTgttgtgagaattgcagctatgGTCAGGGAGAACACATACTTTTGGAGGTGGGTAGTGGTGGCACATGACCTCAGTGTCCCTGTTCATAAAAGAAGTGCTGCTGCTGTATTGCATTGAGTCTCGGCGCCACTACTCCACTGGTCAGAGATAAGAAATATGGCCCTTTCTAATGGCTTTTGCCAGGCATCAGCCAGGGACACACTGTCTGCCAGACTGATGGGGCagtgggaggaaagagagaggaagagacttCTGACTTCTCCTGTATCCATGGCAAAGCCCAGGTATGGGAAATGACAGTCTAGagttggcaccctccagatatgtgggATTGTAgatcctatcatccccagccaacatggcagaTGTAGTCTtccaacagagagcttcggctattgggcggtataaaaatgtaataaataaataaataaataaataaatagtccaacacatctggatagcGCCAAGTTTAGGAAACAGGtgtgcacttgcactaatgtacTGCAACCTGGCCACAATTGCACAATTTCCTATCTACACCTGATGAAAAATTTCACTGCTTTCTCATTCTTCCCCTTCTACTGAGATGCATTAGTGCTTACTGCAAATTAGTGCATCACCCACACACCCAGAGAGTCTGTGGAATCTGTTTGACTTTGAAAACGCAGAATCCACAGGTAAATTCATACAAATCAAAACTTATTTTAATCCATGGCAGATTTCTCCAGGTAAGAGCATGATATCTGCCTATGGCAAGTAAGGGTTTGCAGCAGGTTTTATGAGGGGTATGTTGGGAAGTATTTGCCATTTATATCAATGAATGCATACATGAAATAGAAGAGAGGGGTGATGATGATTTGATTGGAAGTCTAGGACAGGAATGATTTTTGCCATGGAAATGATAACAGCAGATGGAAGTAGGGGAGAATGCAGACACCTTTAATGTTTCTCCTCATTGACTGTTGATTCTTTTTGCTGGGTCTTTGCAGATGCCATAGTCAGTGTTGGTGATACCCCCCACAATTGTCCAGTCTGCCTCACATGTTAAGCCGTTCTCGCAGGGACACCTGTAGTAAACTTGATAAATGTGCTGGAAGAGATGGAGACATAGATCAGAACATCCTGCTTTACCAGGGTGCAGCTTCTTCTTCATTCCACCAGCTGAACGGGGCTCAGATGTTAATCTGCACCCCTCCATTGTTATCAACCATgtgatatttttatatatgaagtCACCTCCCTGGTCCATCAAATTTAAGgttaggcaacttggtgccttccagctgttttggactacaactgcaatCAGCCACAGgaagcatagtcaatggtcagagattatggaagatgtagtccaaaacatggagaGTGCAGATCGCTGTCCCTGGCTAAGGCTATTTGCTCCAATTGGCAATGGCCTCCAAGATCTCGAGCAGGACGTCTTCCCCAGCCCTACTACCTGAGAtcctttacctggagatgctagccTGGAACACTCTGTATGTCCTCTACTCCAAGCTCTGGGCCCTTCCAAAATTAACCATCTCATTCCTTTTCCCCTATACATTTTTCCAATTCCTTAACATGTCCAAAACTCATTAGTTTGTTTCATCTGATACATTACATTCTACTTCACTTTCATAAGCATCTCTCATATTCAGTAGGGCAACTCCCTTCCTCCTCTTACACCACATGTCTATGCAGACGTGACTCTCATTGAATTCCTGAATCCAACTCCCAGGAAAGggcttataggattgcagccattggCTAGGAGCCAAGGCTGCCACAACTCTAGCATTGATGATGTTGCACCAAGCATTGGTGTACACCAGTGCTATGACAGCACTGGACATTGTCCTTAGGCTGAAATCCTCCACACAGTCTGGGAGTAATTGCACTGAACACGGAGGGGCATCCTTCTGAATAGACTGCattagattgcagccttaaattcaTTTCATCTGCCCTGCTGCTAGTTGAACCTTTGCTGCCCGTTAATTTGATCAAGTTACTTCTCTCTACTCCTCTCTCCACTGCTTTCCATTTTGTTGCCAGATGCTCATCTGAATGGTATTATTAGCCGCTTTACATGCATTTTGTAAGAAGACAAAGAATGTGATGGCTATCAGGACCATCAGATGACGAGTTCGTGTCAACCCTAGGACATGCCGCCTACCTTTCGGCTGCACTCCTGGTTCTCAGCCGCTTTGTCTGCACAACGAGACAGACTTAACCCATCTTTTCTGTGACAGCATTTGCTTCTGCACTGAATACTTTGCAAACACAGCTCTCCATTTTTCTAGAAAGAAAGCATAGTTAAATCAGATGCAAGCAATCAGATAAATCTTCATGTCCCCTGCTCCTCTGACCCTTGGACTGATGCACTTGATCTTCTTTTTGCATGGTAAAAATGGCACAGgtgatgtttattttttttagatgCAATGGTTAGCCTTTCTAGTGTCCCCAAAGCATATCATAATATCATCTGTCGATATCAGAACACATCACCTCCTGGCTCCGTCCACCTTTGAGAGATTACCTCATTCATCCTCATAATTCTGTGACTTACAATTCTTACACCTATTTTTCATATCGGAAAATTGAAGCCAAGAGTGACTTCTGGTTTTATGCACTTCAGTGCTCCCAGTAGTGCACCTAGGTAAGTTCAGAGCCAGGACATTTTGGTCTTAGAGGGTGGGGATGCTTTAGAAAACCATGTGTATAAGTTCAGGTGGGAAGCACAGAATTAACATTTTTCATCTCTTTCCTTCACTCCCTGTTCCATGCTTTACAGGTGCTTTTACATTGCTGatacatacaaacaaataaatgttttcagGCTCTGATTTAAAACCAAATGAAACAACATTCTGAGgggtttcacattttaaactcacttaattcATGGAACCAACAAGACTTCAGTAATAAAAGAGAATTTGCCTTTGCTACCCTGATGTGaaatacacttacttgggaatgagTACAATTTTGTTACAGAAAAgaataacttatttttaaagtaaaaataataaaatgagcatctgtaacaaCATTCATGTCCATCTGGCCAGCCCTTGGCTAGACaaggtgttgtgtgtgtttttaaaatgaagaagctctttttctttttaaaaacttagtTCTTCTGGCAACTACCAGCAGTCGCCATCTGCCCTGGAACTCCCACAGCCTGGCGCTGAAGccaggtcacatggtggaaggactGTGGTTTCCTCGCTTTGAAACCGGGCAACGCAGGACGGCCCAAAACTTGATAGGGGACCAAGCTAACCAATGAAGCTATGCCTAAGCAGGCCTCACAGGTCCATATTCAGCACCATCCACTGGATGGAGAGCACCCCTGGCTCTTTGGGGTCTTCTATTGAAGTGACATCAGGTTGATTCAGTGGGACACCCTTCCTCTCCAACTTCCCTGTCTTACTAGCGCTCTTGCATGAAAGCCCAGACATCACAAATCTAGCTATACGGGCACATTTGCCAATACTTGAACTTTCAGATGCCATAGACTTGCATTCTATTTACTTTGACAGGAAATGGGAGTCTCCCTCCTTGCTGCATAGGCTGGTACCCAAACTAATCCTGGTGCCAGATATATTCTGATTGCTTCTCCCCATCCCATCCATGATTATACTATTAATTCTCTAGTGGACTGGGGTGACTTACGCATCTCTGAAATAAACCCTAGATTGGCTGATATGCTGAAATCACATCAAGGGTGGGAAGAATCACCCGTAAAAGCATCTTACTGTAAAAGAACCAAGTGATCATCCCAATACCAGCAAGAATACCACAAGTGTCAGACAGCAAATGCCTTCATCAGTGTTGCCCCAGGAAAGTGTACAAAAACATTACCCAGTGCCCCCTTACCAGATTAAGGAAGAGCCCCCCTTCTGTCAAGGCAAGGCTGAGCAGCAGCAAAAACCAAACTCTCTCCATTGATTCTCAGTAGACAGCTGATTGAACTGGTGTTGTTAGGAGAATAATGCAGAACTACCAGTATTTTTACACGTTTATATGACATGGCAACTAAATCACATGACTCTTTTCTTCCAATCAAATTTGAATGCATGTACTTGTGTTGGAAGCATTCCAGCAGGagcaaaaaatgaaacaaatattataaatgcaataaatacatacgtTCAAATCAAATAAGAAAAAAGGTGCAAAGATGTTTCCCAAGTTGTGTCAAGAGCTGTCTGGATTTTTTAACAACAGTATTAAAAAGCTATCATGTATTGTAAATAGAGTGATCCAGACAGAGATTGCTTCTTATTGTAGGGTAACTTTGGTTTTAGTGTATGATCAACCTATAGTGCCCAGGTCTGGATGTCACGTAACAGCCCTCAGTCAGTCTGTGCCACAGCAAATTGTGGGGTTATTTCACTCACAGTTTCCtcctgttatgtgtgaactgtgTTTTAGACTCTGTTTTTTCTTCAGGAAGGCTTTAGGTGCAAAGTGTAGTCTCCCACCTCATCTCCCCCTCTTTTCTACTGTGTGCTGGTGTGAGTGTGCAATTTGCTCTATCTTTCTTttacctccacctccaccccactctTGCAAACTTGCTTCAAACCTTTCCCTCCACCTCCCTCTCCCAGAGGAATTAGGTTCCTAATTTGACTAGCCTTTACCCACACAACatccccagaatcccaagttctACCCAGTCTAAACTCAGATATTTTCTCCTTGCACACCCAGCCAGATTAATCTACACAGCAGCTCATCTTCCCCAACTGTTTAAAACTTAGCATATGGATATTTACACCCTCCACTTTGATATTGTGTGTATGTATTGCTCTGCAAATTCAATGTGTATTCCATGTTTTGGTTGAATCCACCCAGGAGTTTATTGAATTCCCCATAGTAATGACTGTACATTTCAAATTCTTGTGTGCACAAGGAAATTCCCCTTTTGCTTTTGAAGAACTGTGTGTGTATATTATTGGGTCATTCCTGCCAAGGCATGCTGTTGCAAAAGTTAAAATGGCCCTTGCCATGTGTCATCTTATAATGTATGCACATTTGTGCATGTGTATCTGGGGGATGCTCATTAACCACAGCTTAATCAGGTAGAGGAAATACAAAACCAGCATGCTTCCCACTTATTTTCAAATTATAAATTTCAAAatgcaagatagatagatagatagatagatagatagatgattgatagatagatagatagatagatagatagatagatagatagatgccatGGCTCCATTTGTATTAGCAGTGGCTTTGTATTCTTGGAAAGTGTTAGCATGCTCATGCAGATGTTGTCATAAATTAGAAATAGTTTTACAGAGGATGACGTTTTACTCTCTCCTTAGCTTCCAACAATGCTTTATACCACCAGAGGAAAATATTATTTGGAAcatgataaaaaacaacaaccagaaagaCAGATTATTCAGACAGCCTGAGATATGAAACCCTCTTGAGCAAACAACATGTGCAGCCTACTGGAAATTTCTCAGGGTACAAGTGTCTCCGTCTCACAGTGGACTCTTTGGTGTGCAAGGCCAGACTCAGAaggccagggctggccctcccatcaGGCAGCGAGAACCCCCTGAGTAGGTGGCAGATCAAGAGGGGCAGCGGATCTGGAGGGGCAGCGGATTGCACCTCCTGCCACCAGAAGGGCCCCTGCGGTCAGTGTTGTACCTCCCTGGTCCCATTCTCTTGCTGTGGCACACAAGTGAGGCTCGTTGGAGGAGAAGTCCCCCTCCACACATCTCTTGCTctgagccttctcccaaagtgaAAGATCGGGCAGGGGCGCAGCCTCTCTGAAGAGCCATTTCAGCCACACAAAGCAGCCAAGACATCTATCTGGAGAGTTCCTG containing:
- the CLPS gene encoding colipase, with the protein product MERVWFLLLLSLALTEGGLFLNLKNGELCLQSIQCRSKCCHRKDGLSLSRCADKAAENQECSRKHIYQVYYRCPCENGLTCEADWTIVGGITNTDYGICKDPAKRINSQ